The following are encoded in a window of Podospora pseudoanserina strain CBS 124.78 chromosome 6, whole genome shotgun sequence genomic DNA:
- a CDS encoding hypothetical protein (EggNog:ENOG503PEFR; COG:S), protein MVASDGAGPGPSTVAVEREAAPPASGITGLTGGEGEEEGGRGGGGGGGGGGGSSTGTKKWATEEDFSKHREIITQLYHRETLSQLMQTMEVRYGFLATNKMYRARFKRWGLGKRKRSDSALANRPRKPKLKQPVPMPMPMRPAAGDASQHAQPEPEPELQEDDVEEIIPSHHHEQHAVPYVQRRRGLLPVNGKWIDLSLMTDDERRYLLRQHKSRKQTASSPPSTSTALSLSRSPSPRNLQAPDTLQSTENMYRAVRDYFTASFTSNRWSFLEDTTSPDQARNDKAVMATHTGVRRGFEIWRRLMTAVRLFHDTSHPDNRAQSIKVIRITFAELTSTLSSGRESPLLFFWVMHALTLFRSIPDPNFQRLETYLLKHLFELTETVRLQNGAIPHPTAQLWKVLYSNGKSLLFSPPSSPSPDNDDKSPLINHTHLSSLISLAVSLFSSHYSPLHKRTIELSNLSIFTSLPPHHPSSSTLLTPKFHSLFTRVTSSLPDVFDGREMDVRAWLASHYFTLGDLTSASSLLEPILLDPIKLKEVNKVQEASESFNLLYGSIKMAMGDVRAAEGILRQVIKRGRISWKEHGEDVHLSDGLLALDQCLRVQGRTKEADEVIKEHRQLLREALMRRGEEDT, encoded by the exons ATGGTGGCAAGCGACGGAGCTGGCCCCGGGCCTTCAACCGTGGCAGTCGAACGGGAAGCTGCACCACCGGCTAGCGGCATCACAGGCCTgacaggaggagaaggagaagaagaaggaggaagaggaggaggaggaggaggaggaggaggaggaggcagtaGTACCGGAACGAAGAAATGGGCGACCGAGGAGGACTTCAGCAAGCACAGGGAAATAATCACCCAGCTTTACCATCGTGAAACCCTGTCGCAGCTGATGCAGACGATGGAGGTTCGATATGGCTTCCTTGCCAC GAACAAAATGTACAGAGCACGATTTAAACGATGGGGCCTCGGGAAACGTAAGAGATCGGACAGCGCTTTGGCTAACAGGCCAAGGAAGCCGAAGCTGAAGCAACCCgtgccgatgccgatgccgatgcggCCCGCAGCAGGAGACGCCAGTCAGCATGCCCAACCCGAACCCGAACCCGAACttcaggaggatgatgtcgaggagaTTATTCCATCGCACCATCATGAACAGCATGCTGTCCCTTATGTACAGCGACGGAGAGGTTTATTGCCAGTAAACGGCAAATGGATCGATTTGTCGCTCATGACGGACGACGAACGACGGTACCTCCTCCGACAACACAAATCCCGAAAGCAAACCGCCAgctcccccccatccacctccaccgccttgtCTCTCTCCCgatcaccctcccctcgaAACCTCCAGGCACCCGACACCCTCCAGTCAACCGAGAACATGTACCGCGCCGTGAGGGATTACTTCACGGCAtccttcacctccaaccGCTGGTCCTTCCTCGaagacaccacctccccagacCAAGCCCGCAACGACAAAGCCGTGATGGCAACCCACACCGGCGTCCGCCGCGGCTTCGAGATCTGGCGCCGGCTGATGACCGCCGTCCGTCTGTTCCACgacacctcccaccccgacAACCGCGCCCAGTCAATAAAAGTAATCCGCATCACCTTCGCCGagctcacctccaccctctccagcgGTCGAgaatcccccctcctcttcttctgggtaATGCacgccctcaccctcttccgcTCCATCCCCGACCCAAACTTCCAACGGCTGGAAACctacctcctcaaacacctcttCGAACTGACCGAAACCGTCCGCCTCCAAAACGGcgccatcccccaccccaccgCCCAGCTCTGGAAAGTCCTCTACTCCAACGGGAAATCCCTCCTGTTttcgcccccctcctcaccatcaccagacAACGATGACAAGTCCCCCCTAatcaaccacacccacctctcctccctcatctccctcgccgtctccCTTTTTTCCTCCCACtattcccccctccacaaaaGAACAATAGAACtgtccaacctctccatcttcacctccctccccccccaccatccctcctcctccaccctcctcacccccaaatTCCACTCCCTTTTTACTCGGgtaacctcctccctccctgaCGTGTTCGACGGCAGGGAAATGGACGTCCGCGCCTGGCTGGCATCCCATTACTTCACCCTAGGCGACCTAACCTCCGCCTCTTCCCTCCTCGagcccatcctcctcgatcCGATAAAACTAAAAGAGGTCAACAAAGTCCAGGAGGCCTCCGAGTCGTTCAATCTCTTGTACGGCTCCATAAAAATGGCCATGGGAGATGTACGAGCTGCCGAGGGAATCCTCCGACAGGTGATAAAACGGGGCCGCATAAGCTGGAAAGAGCACGGGGAGGACGTCCACCTTTCCGATGGGCTCCTCGCGCTTGATCAATGCCTCAGGGTGCAGGGACGGACAaaggaggcggatgaggtG
- a CDS encoding hypothetical protein (COG:G; EggNog:ENOG503P0GF): protein MGSTTTTTPDIRLSTDLISHLQKAIPQDGTRDSLLSSVIPSLLKSVAEIARDLQSSHHVSAAGTSNIFGDDQLNVDVQAEAHIRQAITSCPTIVTASSEEDPVERPVVHTSSSSSSSSSSSSCHEKYTLAFDPLDGSSIIPSNWTVGAIIGLWDGPSALNTPPSKSQFLSILGVFGPRTTAIIAIRLLSSLPSICLEAGLDNLTQTWELTRPALSLSAPNPKTKYFSPANLRSASDIPQYASLVSQYIAQAYTLRYSGGLVPDIVHGLVKGHGVYLSPVSGRHGAKLRRLYELCPVALVVECAGGEAVEFERGGRRILEREVRETDERGGVVCGSGEAVAEAVGRLFA, encoded by the exons AtgggcagcaccaccaccaccacccccgacaTTCGCCTGTCGACAGACCTAATCTCTCATCTCCAAAAAGCCATCCCTCAAGACGGAACCCGTGACTCCCTCCTCAGCTCCGTCATCCCTTCCCTTCTGAAGAGCGTGGCCGAGATCGCCAGAGACCTACAAAGCTCCCACCACGTCTCCGCAGCCGGCACCTCCAACATCTTTGGCGATGACC AACTCAACGTCGACGTCCAAGCCGAAGCCCACATTCGCcaagccatcacctcctGTCCCACCATCGTCACCGCCTCCAGCGAAGAAGACCCGGTCGAACGCCCCGTTGTccacacctcctcctcctcctcctcttcctcctcctcttcctcatgcCACGAAAAATACACCCTCGCCTTCGACCCCCTAGACGGCAGctccatcatcccctccaactGGACGGTcggcgccatcatcggcctCTGGGACGGCCCCTCAGCCCTCAacacacccccctccaaatcccaatTCCTTTCCATCCTGGGCGTCTTCGGCCCCCGCACAacagccatcatcgccatccgGCTCCTGTCTTCCCTTCCATCAATCTGCCTAGAAGCAGGCCTTGACAACCTAACCCAAACATGGGAACTCACCCGCCCTGCTTTGTCTCTCTCGGCCCCGAACCCAAAGACAAAATACTTTTCTCCGGCCAATCTGAGGTCGGCGTCGGATATACCACAGTATGCCAGCTTGGTGAGCCAGTATATCGCCCAGGCGTACACGCTGAGGTActcgggggggttggtgccggaCATTGTCCACGGGTTGGTCAAGGGGCATGGGGTTTACTTGTCGCCGGTGAGCGGGAGGCACGGAGCCAAGTTGAGGCGGCTGTATGAGCTTTGTCCTGTCGCGCTGGTGGTCGAGTgcgcgggaggggaggcggtggagtttgaaaggggggggaggcggattttggagagggaggtcaGGGAGACGgatgagagggggggtgttgtttgcGGGAGCGGGGAGGCTGttgcggaggcggtgggtAGACTGTTTGCCTGA
- a CDS encoding hypothetical protein (EggNog:ENOG503PEMP; COG:S), with product MPPKTLLLQTLPPILLNLATLILCCLVIFSGFNNSLTSIHWLKTDNTAISLPTPLPSSGPLKDLSTLTGTDYLSPSSSPLPEHATLHLLTECSLTPTSTTCSPPDINFWFRPERDLKLSEPSRTHNSILFKDSLRSYTRSARFIEWSFIVGVICALSAPVESYFSPLLASITCGFGMVFLGAGTITGAVIYKRLSDAINDVFGGFGIAAKNGGWPVALGLVAAGLFGGHVGKGKGWKMGGSERGVEGGEVDVPLVGGYEKQSNGGQRQQQRQQQQQQQQGVVMGDRDVERRMEDDWAAPDEYSGRRGDGNNTKRSSNVPLVSMGAGGNNRQTRDLNTAYEPYSRQQF from the exons atgccccccaaaaccctcctcctccaaaccctcccccccatcctcctcaacctcgccaccctcatcctctgctGCTTGGTGATCTTTTCCGGCTTCAacaactccctcacctccatccACTGGCTCAAG ACCGACAACAcagccatctccctccccacccccctcccctcctcgggCCCCCTAAAAGACCTCTCAACCCTAACCGGAACCGACtacctctccccttcctcctcccccctcccagagCATgcaaccctccacctcctgaCGGAAtgctccctcacccccacatcaacaacctgctCCCCCCCCGACATCAACTTCTGGTTCCGCCCCGAACGCGACCTCAAACTCTCCGAGCCCTCCCGCACCCACAactccatcctcttcaaggACTCTCTCCGTTCCTACACCCGCTCGGCACGCTTCATCGAGTGGTCTTTCATCGTGGGTGTGATCTGCGCTCTTTCCGCCCCGGTGGAGAGCTACTTCTCCCCATTGCTGGCAAGTATAACATGCgggtttgggatggtgttCCTTGGCGCAGGGACGATAACAGGCGCCGTGATTTACAAGCGACTTTCCGACGCGATCAATGATGTCTTTGGCGGGTTTGGGATCGCGGCCAAGAACGGGGGCTGGCCggtggcgttggggttggtggcggctgggttgtttggggggcATGTGGGG aaggggaaggggtggaagatggggggTAGTGaaaggggtgttgaggggggagaggtggatgTGCCGCTTGTGGGTGGTTACGAGAAGCAGAGTAATGGTGGGcagcgacagcagcagcgacagcagcagcagcagcagcagcaaggggtggtgatgggggataGGGATGTGGAacggaggatggaggatgaCTGGGCGGCGCCGGATGAGTATtccgggaggaggggggatgggaataaCACGAAACGGAGTAGTAACGTCCCGCTTGTGTcgatgggggcgggggggaatAACAGACAGACGAGGGATTTGAACACGGCGTATGAGCCGTACAGCCGTCAGCAgttttga
- a CDS encoding hypothetical protein (EggNog:ENOG503NYRC), with protein sequence MADGEYEEAVAKWRELEEEEEGDEMVMVNLAVCLLYVGRMQEGRALLEGMVDAGRSSHTLLFNLTTMYELCTERARSLKVRLSEKVAAMEETNDGWEKTNADFKL encoded by the exons ATGGCGGATGGGGAGTATGAGGAAGCGGTGGCGAAGtggagggagttggaggaggaggaagagggtgatgagatggtgatggtaaATCTGGCCGTTTGTTTGCTTTATGTGGGGAGGATGCAGGAG GGACGAGCATTGTTGGAGGGAATGGTGGATGCTGGTCGGTCGTCGCATACTTTGTTGTTTAATTTGACGACGATGTATGAGTTGTGCACGGAGAGGGCGCGCAGCTTGAAGGTCAGATTGTCGGAAAAGGTGGCGGCGATGGAAGAGACAAATGATGGATGGGAGAAGACAAATGCCGATTTCAAGTTGTGA
- a CDS encoding hypothetical protein (EggNog:ENOG503NYRC) — protein MDQTQPEDGKGHKRTRSAVKATRPRSSTKGPLDAADPLAPPPATSQPSTTIPPPSSSSTTTTTPAPTPQSPNPQLIPQPTPRMHPSHTPRAASPLPRSPALSPTPGTPRRPPPGSTAPLRPKDFSFLLRPEIFHPLTPLNIPPAFRNSTKQPPPETPLPELLEKGHFRAAAISAVQTLTGTGRIPQQPDPSDHVRIFDLLYTRWACLTLINSTDLAAQEVKALGDLNSAFYLSEDPTSGKTHHLVPWGLRVLNVRLQAIGFGDLRRAVMSYYELAREARVKLGEAMGEHDNSSRELWRERLEDLG, from the exons ATGGATCAGACACAACCAGAAGACGGCAAGGGCCACAAACGGACCCGGTCGGCCGTCAAAG CCACCCGCCCtcgctcctccaccaaaggTCCGCTCGACGCCGCCGA ccCGCTagccccaccaccagcaacctcccaaccatcaaccaccatcccaccaccatcatcatcatcaacaaccaccacaaccccagcacccaccccccaatcccccaacccacagcTCATCCCTCAGCCAACCCCCAGAATGCACCCCTCTCACACCCCCCGCGCtgcttcccccctcccccgttcCCCAGCACTTTCCCCGACACCAGGAACTCCCCGCCGGCCACCCCCAGGCAGCACCGCCCCCCTCCGACCAAAAgacttctccttcctcctccgccccgaaatcttccaccccctcaccccacTCAACATTCCCCCCGCCTTCCGCAACTCAACCAAGCAACCGCCGCCCgaaaccccccttcccgaACTCTTGGAAAAGGGCCACTTCCGCGCGGCCGCCATATCAGCCGTGCAAACCCTCACCGGAACAGGCCGCATCCCCCAGCAGCCGGACCCGTCGGACCACGTCAGGATTTTTGACCTGCTGTACACCCGGTGGGCCTGCCTGACCTTGATCAACTCGACCGACTTGGCGGCGCAGGAAGTGAAAGCGTTGGGGGATCTGAACAGCGCGTTTTATCTCTCTGAGGATCCCACGTCGGGAAAGACACATCATCTTGTTccgtgggggttgagggtgttgaatgTACGACTGCAGGCGATTGGGTTTGGGGATTTGAGGCGGGCGGTGATGAGTTATTATgagctggcgagggaggcgagggtgaagTTGGGTGAGGCGATGGGGGAGCATGATAACTCTTCGCGGGAGctgtggagggagaggttggaggatttggggtgA
- a CDS encoding hypothetical protein (EggNog:ENOG503P21W), whose product MGERINIPMVDRARDAMIAISFLWVVFGFVVAGRVVARHRGIGLGLDDVLAVAAFCLTGTTIGFNAAVFSSGVGHDMVPDSPLFPTLMNNLEFMMKITFIFTIVYVWALFALKMSQLWFYLRAFSVHLKVWIWIVSGICIAWAIIFTFVLTFLCDPIEQQWTLMRIGKCMDQILVLKCVIMTNILTDLMIIVLPMRTVWSLQMRTTEKVAVASCFAIGLACVVIGLVRFGEIFVIDMVGNFTGTSFTTFMLCSIELMLAGICINIPMLRPFYTRWRKKYKSSADNSGYADPSTGQGARSGKATPLPSVKGNYNAWIELEDDKDRDSDSNNDGCSERKLTTSTAARPDPEVGSPTEPSAIHVSTKWTITRD is encoded by the exons ATGGGCGAAAGGATAAACATCCCCATGGTCGACCGGGCCCGGGACGCCATGATTGCGATATCTTTTTTATGGGTCGTCTTTGGGTTTGTGGTTGCCGGCAGGGTGGTTGCTCGACACAGGGGAATCGGGCTCGGACTCGATGATGTTCTGGCTGTCGCTGCCTTT TGCCTTACTGGAACCACCATCGGGTTCAATGCTGCAGTCTTTTCCTCAGGTGTAGGGCACGACATGGTCCCAGACTCCCCGCTATTTCCCACAC TCATGAACAACCTGGAGTTCATGATGAAGATTACCTTCATTTTCACCATCGTTTACGTCTGGGCCTTGTTTGCCCTCAAGATGAGCCAGCTGTGGTTTTACCTTCGCGCCTTTTCCGTACATCTCAAGGTTTGGATCTGGATCGTCTCGGGCATTTGCATAGCCTGGGCCATCATTTTCACCTTTGTCTTGACCTTCCTCTGCGACCCCATTGAGCAACAGTGGACACTGATGCGTATTGGCAAATGCATGGACCAAATCTTGGTGCTGAAGTGTGTCATCATGACCAACATCTTGACTGACCTCATGATCATCGTCCTACCCATGCGGACGGTTTGGTCACTGCAAATGAGGACGACAGAAAAGGTTGCCGTTGCTTCGTGCTTTGCCATCGGACTCGC TTGCGTCGTTATCGGCCTCGTCCGCTTTGGTGAAATCTTTGTCATCGACATGGTTGGCAACTTCACCggcacctccttcaccactTTTATGCTCTGCAGCATCGAACTCATGCTTGCTGGCATCTGCATCAACATTCCGATGCTCCGGCCCTTTTACACTCGGTGGAGAAAGAAGTACAAGTCGTCCGCCGACAACTCTGGCTATGCCGACCCCAGCACAGGCCAAGGCGCACGAAGCGGCAAGGCCACGCCATTACCATCAGTCAAGGGCAACTACAATGCTTGGATCGAGTTG GAGGACGACAAAGACCGCGACTCGGACAGCAACAACGACGGGTGCTCTGAACGCAAGCTGACAacgtcaacagcagcacGCCCTGACCCAGAAGTCGGCTCCCCAACCGAACCCTCGGCCATCCACGTCTCGACAAAGTGGACCATCACTCGGGACTAA
- a CDS encoding hypothetical protein (EggNog:ENOG503P10Q; COG:Q), with the protein MDDGIPTTSTMESKHMSGILSADGLKSAITLTSVLSVVGVWLGYRILVCLYNISPFHPLSRFPGPKIAAASYAYEAYHDWIRGGRYGPKIQEMHKRYGPIVRINPDELHCSDPYFTDEIYAGPGRIRDKWQHQLNTGGAGPVSVTGFSTVPHELHRSRKGALSKFFSRQQMFKLEGEVLDFCHLTIDKMLRWSGKEAFDIKEAFNCFTADVISQYAFGESMGFIAQEQWEPNLATWTGSFMKSAYLMRHNALVRKMTNVMPLVADYLGEDIKNVMHQMGTVIPGYIKASLDDPNGGRVFAELVKSKALPAEEMTMYRLSGEGFNFLLAGTETTAATLSVITFWLLQQPETYRKLMDNLQGLTPTNIKWAELEQRPYLWAIVHESLRMMPGVSHRSARIARTEDLVYRTRDGKTEWVIPRGTPIGMTSMINHFNEELFPNPHSFSPERWLIDGKPNYKLQKFLIAFGKGSRSCIGESLAYCEVYLMTALIAMRIIPRAKLVNTTYEDNIKYDHDCIVPYSRNGPVTVHVRIQ; encoded by the exons ATGGATGACGGGATTCCTACGACATCAACCATGGAGTCGAAACATATGTCAGGCATTTTGAGTGCTGACGGCCTCAAGTCggccatcaccctcacctccgTTTTGTCAGTGGTTGGCGTTTGGCTCGGCTACCGCATCCTTGTTTGCCTGTACAACATCTCGCCCTTCCATCCTCTCTCCCGCTTCCCCGGGCCCAAGATCGCGGCTGCCAGTTACGCGTATGAAGCCTACCATGACTGGATTCGCGGGGGAAGATACGGCCCCAAGATTCAGGAGATGCATAAGCGCTATG GCCCAATCGTGAGAATCAACCCGGATGAGCTTCACTGTTCCGACCCCTACTTCACCGATGAGATCTATGCCGGTCCTGGACGCATCAGAGACAAATGGCAGCATCAGCTCAACACGGGTGGCGCCGGCCCTGTTTCCGTGACGGGCTTCTCGACTGTTCCCCACGAGCTTCACCGTTCGCGCAAGGGTGCCCTGTCCAAGTTCTTTTCCCGCCAGCAGATGTTCAAGCtcgagggggaggtgctCGACTTCTGCCACTTGACGATTGACAAGATGCTCCGCTGGTCTGGGAAGGAGGCTTTTGACATCAAGGAGGCCTTCAACTGCTTTACCGCCGACGTCATTTCCCAGTATGCTTTTGGTGAATCCATGGGCTTTATCGCTCAAGAACAGTGGGAGCCCAATCTTGCGACATGGACCGGCTCCTTCATGAAGAGTGCTTATCTGATGAGGCACAACGCCCTGGTCCGCAAGATGACGAACGTGATGCCCCTCGTGGCTGATTATTTGGGCGAGGATATCAAGAACGTGATGCACCAGATGGGAACTGTCATCCCTGGCTACATCAAGGCGTCTCTGGATGACCCTAACGGCGGCCGTGTGTTTGCTGAGCTTGTCAAGTCCAAGGCTCTCCCTGCGGAGGAGATGACTATGTATCGTCTCTCTGGTGAGGGGTTCAACTTTTTGCTTGCCGGTACCGAGACCACCGCG GCCACCCTGTCCGTCATCACATTTTGgcttctccaacaacccgAAACCTACAGAAAACTGATGGATAACCTCCAAGGTCTGACACCGACCAACATCAAGTGGGCCGAGCTCGAACAGCGCCCGTACCTCTGGGCCATTGTCCACGAATCCCTCCGCATGATGCCCGGTGTCTCGCACAGATCGGCCAGAATCGCCCGTACCGAGGACCTGGTGTACCGCACCCGGGATGGCAAGACTGAATGGGTCATCCCCAGAGGCACTCCCATCGGCATGACCAGCATGATCAACCACTTCAACGAGGagctcttccccaacccacacTCCTTCTCCCCGGAGCGGTGGTTGATTGACGGAAAGCCAAACTACAAGCTGCAGAAGTTCTTGATTGCCTTTGGCAAGGGCAGCCGGTCGTGCATTGGTGAGAGCTTGGCCTACTGCGAGGTGTATCTCATGACTGCCCTGATCGCCATGCGCATCATTCCAAGGGCCAAGCTCGTCAACACCACGTATGAGGACAACATCAAGTACGATCATGATTGCATTGTGCCTTATTCCAGAAACGGTCCTGTCACTGTCCATGTGCGGATCCAGTAA
- a CDS encoding hypothetical protein (EggNog:ENOG503P3BV; COG:S), translating into MGTLVPPWYKPDPPSEHSLDLASFLWGASTAIACFSFAKAVRQTRRSWLHTHKVNAYIVMVWLEWTACVIMSVVSWLFLIGIIPVSFWIFSGLLVLWVVQIQCLSQILCNRLSLLFFNPEDARRLKLGVGLAVGVINISVFCIWLPARLQISETFINLNNIWDRVEKALFLIIDCCLNIYFMYMVRTKLIANGLKKYELVYKFNLFMMVVSLLLDVGIIALMSWEDDAVYMQAHPLVYLVKLCVEMNLAELLGKVIQKSRERRTTPFLRTHIGNITSPLTRTTTAATATTTANTMPTSILPDGNIFGGCPHFRHLSGCNCDNNNNNNNNNNNNNNDERLFHRNLNLNMTGSAGHREGSYTGGELYNYFAHGGPGERRRATGDILDDAAGLWSSGEDTPVVSPRVERDIEAEGGLGGLGKNNQEPRDDRGNEANRARGGKRGVERPTGSRKPSAGSSTLVHQESGSGSGSRGSSIRKEGRDKREGEDPWEE; encoded by the exons ATGGGAACACTTGTTCCTCCCTGGTACAAACCAGATCCACCCAGCGAGCACTCGCTGGACCTCGCCAGCTTCCTCTGGGGAGCCTCGACAGCCATCGCATGCTTCAGCTTTGCCAAGGCTGTCCGCCAGACCAGGCGGTCATGGCTTCATACCCACAAGGTCAACGCCTACATTGTCATGGTGTGGCTGGAGTGGACTGCCTGCGTGATCATGTCGGTCGTCAGCTGGTTGTTCCTCATTGGCATCATCCCGGTGAGCTTTTGGATCTTCTCTGGTCTTC TCGTTCTCTGGGTAGTTCAG ATCCAATGCCTGTCCCAAATCCTCTGCAaccgcctctccctcctcttcttcaaccccgaAGACGCCCGGCGCCTCAAACTCGGCGTTGGCCTCGCCGTCGGCGTGATCAACATCAGCGTCTTTTGCATCTGGCTCCCCGCCCGCCTCCAGATCAGCGAGACgttcatcaacctcaacaacatctgGGACAGGGTTGAAAAGGCCCTCTTCCTGATCATCGACTGCTGTCTCAACATCTACTTCATGTACATGGTACGCACAAAGCTGATCGCCAACGGACTGAAGAAGTACGAGTTGGTGTACAAGTTCAACCTGTTCATGATGGTCGTGTCGCTGTTGCTGGATGTGGGTATCATTGCTCTGATGTCGTGGGAAGATGATGCTGT ATACATGCAAGCACACCCCCTCGTCTACCTCGTTAAACTCTGCGTTGAAATGAACCTAGCCGAGCTACTAGGTAAAGTCATCCAGAAGTCCCGCGAGCGTCGCACCACCCCGTTTCTCCGAACCCACATCGGTAATATCACCTCGCCGTTGACACGAacgacaacagcagccactGCTACCACAACAGCCAATACGATGCCCACGTCAATACTACCCGACGGGAACATCTTTGGGGGGTGCCCGCACTTTCGGCATCTTTCAGGTTGCAACTGcgataacaacaacaacaacaacaacaacaacaacaacaacaataacgATGAGAGACTGTTTCACCGAAATTTGAACCTCAATATGACTGGGTCTGCTGGGCATAGGGAAGGGAGTTATACCGGGGGGGAGTTGTATAATTATTTTGCGCATGGGGGAccgggggagaggaggagggcaacgGGGGATATTTTGGATGATGCGGCGGGTTTGTGGAGCAGTGGGGAGGATACTCCGGTGGTGAGCCCCCGGGTGGAAAGGGATattgaggcggagggggggttggggggtttggggaaaAATAATCAGGAGCCGAGAGATGATAGGGGTAATGAGGCCAACAGAGCTCGGGGCGGGAAGAGGGGTGTTGAGAGGCCCACCGGGTCCAGGAAACCTAGCGCTGGGTCGAGCACGCTTGTCCACCAGGAGAGTGGCAGTGGGAGTGGTAGTCGTGGAAGTAGTAtcaggaaggaggggagggataagagggagggggaggaccCATGGGAGGAGTAG
- a CDS encoding hypothetical protein (EggNog:ENOG503P0KC) yields the protein MAAAEDSLTPVIEKQASLTPFAAAAVMRIIELANEGVSDKTASLEICKLLLLKSVFDTMSLTKLRTVETAEAEFRNASKSRSNGYPYYQMRPIRDGPHQNPETYITPNFLAECLARCIELNWDDLAMRFSPIIVANIAQVPPAEFHYLWLPFVRQLISTLAAANVSVSTPPLPRACACCPGSIPGEAGRKGARRCRGLFRPGSCKV from the exons ATGGCTGCAGCCGAGGACTC ATTGACCCCAGTTATCGAAAAACAAGCCTCCTTGACACCAtttgctgcggctgctgtTATGAGAATCATTGAACTAGCAAACGAAGGCGTCTCTGATAAGACTGCGAGCTTGGAGATTtgcaagctgctgctgctcaagtCCGTTTTCGATACGATGTCACTCACCAAGCTCCGGACCGTAGAAACAGCAGAGGCCGAGTTCCGCAATGCTTCAAAGAGTCGCAGTAACGGCTATCCGTACTACCAAATGAGGCCCATTCGGGACGGACCACATCAGAATCCTGAGACCTACATCACACCCAACTTCTTGGCCGAGTGCCTGGCCCGGTGCATCGAACTCAACTGGGACGACCTAGCCATGCGCTTTTCCCCCATCATTGTCGCCAACATTGCCCAGGTCCCGCCTGCCGAATTCCATTACCTCTGGCTCCCCTTCGTCCGCCAACTCATATCTACGCTAGCGGCAGCCAACGTTTCTGTCTCTACTCCCCCGCTACCAAGAGCTTGCGCTTGCTGTCCTGGAAGCATACCTGGAGAAGCAGGTCGGAAAGGAGCCCGGCGGTGCAGAGGCCTATTCCGGCCAGGGTCCTGTAAGGTGTAG
- a CDS encoding hypothetical protein (EggNog:ENOG503P0KC), producing the protein MRCLEDVCDSLNATLLFGVIERWQHGGCDYDGGGYRRGWSRYESTDEDDDGGDGEGWHELVDIIDARFKIKKLATTDGNTLRENMEIEDGDLDKNLVQDYEDPFENTARAEEDYSRVHRRRGSLRVTLVAVIVPNDEVDQFLITGTSKKKRHRCSNPDERESTMKIVCTLAQLAWAAKPDPYGYILQFDTRDFNEETALKFLAAVLQ; encoded by the exons ATGCGTTGCTTGGAGGATGTATGCGACAGTCTCAATGCGACCTTGTTATTTGGTGTGATTGAAAGATGGCAACATGGAGGGTGCGATTATGACGGTGGCGGCTA TagaagaggttggagtaGATACGAGTCGaccgacgaggatgacgacggaGGTGACGGTGAAGGCTGGCACGAATTGGTTGACATTATAGACGCGAggttcaagatcaagaagctcgcTACGACCGATGGAAATACGCTGCGCGAGAACATGGAGATTGAAGACGGTGACCTGGACAAGAACTTGGTTCAGGATTACGAAGACCCTTTCGAGAATACCGCACGCGCGGAGGAAGATTACTCGAGGGTCCACAGGCGACGAG GGAGTCTCCGCGTCACACTG GTTGCCGTCATTGTTCCCAACGACGAGGTCGACCAGTTCCTGATCACAGGCACgtccaaaaaaaagaggCACAGG TGCTCCAACCCAGACGAGCGCGAGTCGACAATGAAAATTGTTTGCACCCTCGCACAGCTTGCATGGGCAGCCAAACCGGACCCATACGGCTACATCTTGCAGTTTGATACGCGGGATTTCAACGAAGAGACTGCACTGAAGTTCTTGGCGGCTGTTCTGCAGTAA